In Bos javanicus breed banteng chromosome 2, ARS-OSU_banteng_1.0, whole genome shotgun sequence, the following proteins share a genomic window:
- the CASP8 gene encoding caspase-8 has product MALTQCLYNIGEQLGSDDLAALKFLSRDHIPYRKQEPIKDALMLFQRLQEKRMLEENNLSFLKELLFRVNRLDLLLNYLYTSEEEMKRELQIPGRAQISAYRILLFQISEDVNKVELKDFKFFLSQEIAKCKLDDDMTLLDIFVEMEKRTILGEENLDTLKRICEQVNKSLLKKIYDYEELRKERRMSLERDPYAFSNDMSQSLPEEGYSKMPAMSDSPEQDSELQTSDTVYRMTSKPRGYCLIFNNYDFSIARKQVPELHDLKDRTGTDFDADALDKTFRELHFEIVHYKDLTAKGICEVLESYQKKDHKNKDCFICCILTHGNKGIIYGSDGQEASIYELTSYFTGLKCPSLIGKPKIFFIQACQGDKYQKGVAVETDSEQMEAYLEVDSSPQKRYIPDEADFLLGMATVKNYVSYRNIWNGAWYIQSLCQNLRERCPRGEDILTILTKVNFEVSKLDDKQRMAKQMPQPTFTLRKKLFFPLN; this is encoded by the exons ATGGCGCTCACCCAATGTCTCTATAATATTGGGGAGCAGCTGGGCAGTGACGACCTGGCTGCCCTCAAGTTCCTAAGCCGGGACCACATCCCATATAGGAAGCAGGAACCCATCAAGGATGCCTTGATGCTATTCCAGAGGCTCCAAGAAAAGAGAATGTTGGAGGAAAACAATCTGTCCTTCTTGAAGGAGCTGCTTTTCCGAGTGAATAGACTGGATCTGCTGCTTAACTACTTGTATACCAGCGAGGAGGAGATGAAGAGGGAGCTTCAGATACCTGGCAGGGCCCAGATCTCTGCCTACAG GATTCTGCTTTTCCAGATTTCAGAAGATGTGAACAAAGTAGAATTGAAGGACTTTAAGTTTTTTTTGAGCCAGGAGATTGCCAAATGTAAGCTGGATGATGACATG ACTTTGCTTGATATTTTCGTGGAGATGGAGAAGAGGACCATCCTAGGGGAAGAGAACTTGGACACCCTGAAAAGAATCTGTGAGCAGGTCAACAAGAGCTTGCTGAAGAAAATCTATGATTATGAAGAATTAAGAAAAG agagAAGAATGAGCCTTGAAAGAGATCCATATGCATTTTCAAATG ATATGTCACAATCGCTTCCAGAGGAGGGCTACTCTAAGATGCCGGCCATGTCAGACTCTCCAGAACAGGACAGTGAGTTGCAG ACATCTGACACAGTTTACCGAATGACAAGCAAACCTCGGGGATACTGTTTGATCTTTAACAATTATGATTTTAGCATAGCACGGAAGCAGGTGCCTGAACTTCACGACCTTAAGGATAGGACTGGAACAGACTTTGATGCAG ACGCTTTGGATAAGACCTTTCGTGAACTTCATTTTGAGATAGTGCACTACAAAGACCTAACAGCAAAGGGAATCTGTGAGGTTCTAGAATCCTACCAGAAGAAGGACCACAAAAACAAAGACTGCTTCATCTGCTGCATCCTCACCCACGGAAACAAGGGCATCATCTATGGCTCCGATGGGCAAGAAGCCTCCATCTATGAGCTGACCTCTTACTTCACTGGCTTAAAGTGCCCTTCCCTTATTGGCAAACCCAAAATCTTTTTTATTCAGGCTTGCCAAGGGGACAAGTACCAGAAAGGTGTAGCCGTTGAGACCGACTCAGAACAGATGGAAGCCTATTTAGAGGTGGACTCATCACCTCAGAAGAGATATATCCCAGATGAGGCTGACTTTCTGCTGGGGATGGCCACTGTGAAAAACTATGTTTCCTACCGAAACATCTGGAATGGGGCCTGGTATATCCAATCACTTTGCCAGAATCTGAGAGAAAGATGTCCTAG GGGTGAAGACATTCTGACCATCCTAACCAAGGTGAACTTCGAAGTAAGCAAACTGGATGACAAGCAACGTATGGCCAAACAGATGCCACAACCTACTTTCACACTGCGAAAAAAACTCTTCTTTCCCCTTAATTGA